GTACcagaataaactaataacaacacaattttttttaaatttaataataatattgaataatttgtatcGTATCatctacataattttatataaatgaaattgaattttttttacaattatttaaaaaaataaatatgacataatataataaagaaaactaATAAGTTTtccattatgataaattaattataagttaattaagttttttttggaGTGGGTTTTTATATGCCATTTcctcacatttttatttttattttttattagaccTAAAATCATAGTTACAGTTAAGCCAAGAAGTAAACATATTGGAAATGTGTTGAcaagagaaaataataattaaaaataaaaattatattaaagttatcatttaattgaatacaattataccaaaacaaaacataagtaaaatattatttgacaaaaaacttaatttttaatgaaattatattttttaggttaaACGTGATGATATACACAGAGGCAAATCTACTAAGTTATGTCAACGTTGCATggaaaatattgatgtatggCGAGGACACGTCGATCAAGCTAACGCATGTCAAACGGTAGTGAATTATTTAGCTGAAAAAGTATGTTGATGATAATTAGAGGTTGATAGGCATGTTTTAGGTTTATATAGACATTTCAGttatctatatatacctaagGTTATTCTCCTAACAAGACTCAATTTaaagtgatgaatgtatactatatatgcaattgagttaatttttactttgtaGGCAGTGGTATAACTTGGTGGCCCTAGGAAGCCTATAGGAGATAGAAGCAGTTcctttaaaacacaaaaattaaaatatcaaatagttATGCTAGAAAGCATGAAActagaaactaaaaaaatagtaataataataatagctaaattgtttaactatttaaaaatggatttaaaacaataacatagaatatttaataatgaattttttacaGATCCTAGGCTCAGTTAaagatgaataatttttcagttttttttttttttaaattaaaagtacttataaaaaaacttggACATTTCTTTGGAGTTGTGTCACTGTTAATAGGTGCTGTGTGTATATCTTGGAAGTAACcagaataacttatttaagatGATGtcagcataatatttttttatctctaaCCAACACGcaacatagtaaattttaagttcacaataataactataaacatatcaattttttaatttagagtgAAATAAcctcttataaaatttaaagttaagaacattatctaggACATCTCTTAagcgttttattatgttttaatttaaaattaagttatgagtatttaaaaattgtaaatttatacatcttttaaaattcataacttGTACTAAGGTACTTTAGTGTAAAactagtatagtatatagggATGTCAAATCACAGTATAAGTTAGTACTGCTACAAAGCATTAATCAGTTTtagtttcttttctttttttacaaaGCTTATGTGGGTTGTGAGTCCAAAAAAGTTGAAGACCCCTGGAAAAGAGTATAGAAAGATTAACATACAGCTATTATACATCACATATAAAGTATCGTCACTGTTCattcaaaacatttcaaatctaaaacaaatctttatatattttaactaagctaaatattttatacatggtAGACTTGTatcctatttttaatatatagcaGCGGTTCTTAACCTTTTGTAGAACACGGACCCCCGATGAAAGGTTTTTAGAAATCGCAGATCCCTACcaattttttgttgaatacccttttttttacatagcatctgatattataataattatttttattaaacttaatttttcatataactgatatataaattattttatttttaatattcttaaagctGTCGTGGACCCCAACATGAGTATCACAGACCCCCAAGGGGCTGCTGTCCACAGGTTAAGAACCGCTGATATATAGTATTCATCCCCCAAAACGGCTGTTTTTTGGATTTGATGTTTTGAGTCAACagagttaatataatactgtgtGTCCGCCAAAACAGGATACTTTTATCACTCATtacttagtaaatatttttcagttttgttTGCAGGATATTTAACTAGACTAATGGATCATAAATTcctataacttaaatttttataatggcAACACCCATTttgaattaatcaatttttttcaagcaATTTTGATCCATCAACTGGTATTATACACTCAAATTGGTGAAATTAgagcaaattatatatttttttttaaatgtattcaatttttctgttctaaataccatattattataaattacataatttattatcccgaaaataaaattctaaatttattattttaattgtaaatgtgTAATGAATCATAATCCTATGGAGCtagaacaaaaaatacatacaaaaaaaaaaaatcaaatttgatacatttattttaaaaatctacctAGCTGTAATTTCACCAATTTCGGGTTTATAATACAAGTTTATGGATCAAAATTccaaaatgatatttaaaatacgtgttgacattaaaaaaaaaaaatagagttgTTTTGCGCATGCACAAAATACACAAGTTTAAATTTGTGATCCATTAGTCTAGTTTAATATTCTGCAAacagaattgaaaaatatttatagggtAATGAGTGATAAAGTGTACCATGTTTCCGCAGTCACACggtatacaattttgatataatgacagatataataaaactggATAGACAATTAGTTTTAATGTTGAATGGTAAAATGACTGTTGTAATCAAAGACGTTTtcgatgttatattttaaagttagaaATGGCAGacttttcttgttttttttcttactttcaacatttttatccgTTTTACAGTTTTATCATTGATAACGACTGAAGAGCTATAAACTAGTTAATAGGTCTATTATAAAatccaatttatttattaatttttagttattgtcatttcatatttcaatgtacaaaaattttaaacacagaTTTCTTTAATTAGAGCTCTTTCCGTTTTACCACTTTCAACATTTAAACCAATTTGGCTATTGTATCTGtggttaatacttatttatatttattgttatggttttattttctatagaaatacgagtatatgtcATCTGTTTCTTCTTCCCaagttgtaaataaaaaacgatgcctaattatttcaaaaaagaaGCAAAAAGCATCAAAATCCAAGAAAAGAAAAAGGTCAATGCATGTGCGCGAAATTCAATCCACATCTACATCCAATGATATGATTCAATCTATTGATGAATCTAATCAACAATCTACATCAGCATCCATTATACAAATTCCATCAAGAGGTATAGAATCTGTTCAATATCCATCAGATTTTCCATCCACATCAAATTCAACAGAAATTATTCCATTTGTACCAAgttcaaacaaaattattccCTTCACATCAACATCAACAGAAATGATTCCCTTCACATCAACATCAACAGAAATGATTCCCTTCACATCAACAGAAATTATTCCCTTCACATCAACATTAACAGAAATTATTCCCTTTACATCAACATCGACAGAAATTATTCCCTTTACATCAACATCAACAGAAATTATTCCCTTTACATCAACATCCACAGAAATTATTCAACCAACACCTTCATCAACGGGAATTGAACCAATATGGTACACAAAGGTAAATGCAATTACAAGTAATTCGTTTCCTCCAGAAAGATTTGTCAGAACTGCATCTTTTAAAGTAGAatgtgtttgtatattttgcaCTTACGAGTATACTGATGTatcaagaaatatatattcaaatataatgttttgtaataaacaTTCCAAACCCTTTGCCTGTTTAATTGATGATTGCAACACTGTGTTTCCCAATAAAGAGGTTTTTATTGCACATTACCGTACTCATTTCAATCTCAACAGTACATCTTATTTTTGTCGTAAATGCATGGCTGTCTTAAATGGTCCGAGaagatcaattataaaaaaccatGTTCACCAAAATTTATCAGATTTATTAAAGTGCTGTTCGCTTAACTTTGCAACAATGAATAAATTTGTTCttcataaacttataaatcataatataattttggtcACAAGCAAAGATCAATCacatatcttaaaaaaatcagattCGTTTGTTATGCTTCCAAATAAATGCAAAATTGAACCGATTGACGTAAAAGATGATGTTATTTTAACTAGCAAAGTAGCAAAAACTGAGGTAAATGAAGAAGATGCAGGAAGTTATAagtgtacacattataattgttCCCAATATTTTAGTACGGCGAAAGAATATGTTGAACATAGTAGgaaaaaacataacaatataattacattaaaagatTCAGGAATAAAATTATGCCCTCTGTGTAATAAcaactatttattcaataaatttgtcGAGCATATTGAAAATTGCACAAATACTATGAAAATTGgtgataagaaattaaattattttggatgTGCTTAttgcaaatgtatttttacaaagTTGTCTGCAAGTAACTTCCGCAATCATTTTATGTTCtgcaaatcatttaatgtgaTTACTATTGATGACAAAGCTtataagaaatgtattaattgtacttATCAAACATGTGATGATAATTTAGCTGTAATACATGCAACCTctaattgtatatactttcaattaaaaatgagaTATGCAATGGGACCTgacgaaaaaattaaagttttacaaCGAATGGAATTTGATGAAGAAAGTTCAAAAGAACAggtgattaaaaattgtacagaCAATGAAGCACTTCCCGGtacttcaaaaataatgtgtaatacaaGTAGACAATGCATGCTCAAAACTTATAACTTTCTTTGTAACAATTGCCATAACTTtttctatgataaatatacttttttacatCATATGACTTTGCTAGGTTTTACTTGCCGATCTGATTCATTAATCTACTGTCCAAGATGTCTAACTGACTTTAAAAGTGAAATAGAGTATACTGAACATTTACCTAAAATGCCTAAAGCATCACCTTTGTTTACAGTAAAACCAGAAATCATTGATTCGAATTataattctgaaaatattattatagaaaatgttgTAGAAGAACATACTAATCAAAATGATAACTATGAAGAATCATCATCGTCATCAgagatgatgatgatgataatgatgTCAAAGTGTTTGAAATGAatcataatagatattttcaaGCACCAGGAGTTTTAGGTGTTGATACAAGAAGTAGTGCGCAATGTCCAGAACAAGAAGTTTCTAACTATGATTATTCTGAACAAGAAATAGAGTATACCAACGACGATTACATGCAATGTGTAGTTGAAGAAAAACCAGATTTGAATCAAATGatgatagataataatatacaataaaatgtgaatatcacataaattcaataatgttataactaaaaatatagttgtacatcaaattttactttaatattatattagattccaatattgttatttatattaattatttaatatctgtaGTTCTATTAAACAAGTAATCCTAATAGCTATTAACCTAAAAATTACCtattccatattatttttttctataaagaaGTAAGGATTATATTTGTAGACTTGTAATTATGACtaattgtactattataatgtaagtaatgATAAAgagtattcattatttaaaatttactctagaatactttttacatattttatttataatttatatatacttagttttattttactgtttttaatgttaaaaacttaacattaatttaaaatatataatttcatgcTTCAAATAGcatgcaataataaaaattacatatttagttactatattattagtacattATCTTAGactgatttgttttttttttttttcatttaattttaaaatgatctaaatatttatattttgttgtatattattataaatgtacagcatttaaatgtaatattttttcattattattatttttttgaattgtgCATACCGGATATTAATTAAGtgataactgaaaaatatttgaatacaaactagttttgattaatttgacatttttttgatttaatattttttgtatacatataatatgtatgtatcttattatttattttttaagttagacAACTatgactatttttaatttaagttagacaattatgactatttttaatttaagttagacATTATTTAATCTGATTTGACTatcttttaatactatattttgtcTCTACTTTGTACCCAGCTTTTacgtatttgaataaatatttttttctcaattaaCCAGACGTATccctttatacattttttaacctattttggtgtttttgcataaaaaattactCCCAAGAtctgtgtttatataataattacctgtCAATAATCAAtctaatttagtataaaacaatCATACTTAATTCAGTTGAAGATTGACCCGCTCGGCTGACCAAAAGTCATTGAGTCTGCATATACTCACTAATTTACTGACTACTACAATTTATGATTCGATATAGACGGGTACATTACAATCATCGATAATCAAACAACAGCTGTCAAATGATTTTCAAACCAAAGATTGAATACATAGCttaggggggggggggcaGATAATAATCCATGTCAAAGTCTTCGAACATGAAAGCTGTTCAATCTTAATCTGAATAGAAAATATGATTgttaattgtaatactttCATTTACCTAAAATGTCATATTGGTAAATTAAGTTTGTTTTCTCTAGTTCTCTGACTAAGTCACTTAATCACACACTCTTTAAGTTTAACCGTTCTTACaactattacataatatatattttaagctatttatctatataaaaaaaaaattgttcaataatataatttattatttattaacttttttataacaaaacattatcattaaaataaaatttttctttttgaagttcata
This sequence is a window from Rhopalosiphum maidis isolate BTI-1 chromosome 1, ASM367621v3, whole genome shotgun sequence. Protein-coding genes within it:
- the LOC113560536 gene encoding LOW QUALITY PROTEIN: uncharacterized protein LOC113560536 (The sequence of the model RefSeq protein was modified relative to this genomic sequence to represent the inferred CDS: deleted 2 bases in 1 codon; substituted 1 base at 1 genomic stop codon); translation: MASSSNAQINRIFISPLRMCRVCLSERRQVFIDVFGPNEPFLAQFVREYYKVEVKRDDIHRGKSTKLCQRCMENIDVWRGHVDQANACQTVVNYLAEKKYEYMSSVSSSQVVNKKRCLIISKKKQKASKSKKRKRSMHVREIQSTSTSNDMIQSIDESNQQSTSASIIQIPSRGIESVQYPSDFPSTSNSTEIIPFVPSSNKIIPFTSTSTEMIPFTSTSTEMIPFTSTEIIPFTSTLTEIIPFTSTSTEIIPFTSTSTEIIPFTSTSTEIIQPTPSSTGIEPIWYTKVNAITSNSFPPERFVRTASFKVECVCIFCTYEYTDVSRNIYSNIMFCNKHSKPFACLIDDCNTVFPNKEVFIAHYRTHFNLNSTSYFCRKCMAVLNGPRRSIIKNHVHQNLSDLLKCCSLNFATMNKFVLHKLINHNIILVTSKDQSHILKKSDSFVMLPNKCKIEPIDVKDDVILTSKVAKTEVNEEDAGSYKCTHYNCSQYFSTAKEYVEHSRKKHNNIITLKDSGIKLCPLCNNNYLFNKFVEHIENCTNTMKIGDKKLNYFGCAYCKCIFTKLSASNFRNHFMFCKSFNVITIDDKAYKKCINCTYQTCDDNLAVIHATSNCIYFQLKMRYAMGPDEKIKVLQRMEFDEESSKEQVIKNCTDNEALPGTSKIMCNTSRQCMLKTYNFLCNNCHNFFYDKYTFLHHMTLLGFTCRSDSLIYCPRCLTDFKSEIEYTEHLPKMPKASPLFTVKPEIIDSNYNSENIIIENVVEEHTNQNDNYEESSSSSEMMMMIMMSKCLKXINRYFQAPGVLGVDTRSSAQCPEQEVSNYDYSEQEIEYTNDDYMQCVVEEKPDLNQMMIDNNIQ